From a region of the Nonlabens sp. Hel1_33_55 genome:
- a CDS encoding DUF6341 family protein, producing MKDLFEAIAYLFENILMVPFNWLRELELESWWLANAFTWVAIIVLILAVGYWMKQLRIFDQNNEEDRSQTAHSFLK from the coding sequence ATGAAAGATTTATTTGAGGCCATCGCCTATTTATTCGAAAATATCCTAATGGTGCCATTCAATTGGTTGCGTGAACTAGAACTTGAAAGTTGGTGGCTCGCAAATGCTTTTACCTGGGTAGCGATCATCGTACTAATATTAGCTGTAGGTTACTGGATGAAGCAACTGCGCATTTTTGACCAGAATAACGAAGAAGATCGTTCACAAACAGCGCATTCATTTTTGAAATAA